TGCCCAGACATGGTCGGTCAGATCCTTGGTGGTGCGGGCCGCATTGTTCTTGGCGCCGCGTCGCGGCAGCACCAGCGACATTTCCGGCGGACCGTAGAGCGGCCGTGCGCCGAGCGGCTGCTGGTCGGCCAGCGCGAAGTCGGCACGGGCGGAGGTCGCGCCGTAATCGTCGACGATCTGGTAGTTCAATTCTGTGGTGCCGTTCACCGCGCGCTTCGGCTCGCCGGCGAAGCTGATCTGCGGGGCGGTGTCGGGCGTGACGGTAAAGGACCAGCGGTCGAGTTCGTCACTGCCGGATTTCAGCACCAGCGCGCCGTCGGCGATAAGCTTGCCGTTGAATTGACGGGCGGCGGGGCGCTCCTGCTGCGCGGTCGAAGCCGGAGCAGCGGGTTCCTTCGAGGCATCGGCTTCAATGTCGCGGCTGTTGCCCGATGCTTCCAGATACGCGAGCGTTTCGACATTGGTGCCACCGGTGATGCGCACCGTCACGTCGCTGCCTTGCGGCACGGTGAAGGCGGTGTTCTGGCGGCTGGCCTCGGCGGTCAGGAAGAGCGGCGGCTTTCCGGTATAGGCCGGCGGCGTCACCCAGGCGTCGATGCGCGAGGGAACGACGTCGCGCATGCCGGCGGCGTTGAAGGCATCGGCGATGCGTCCGCCCGACGGACCGTAGGAAAAAGCCAGCGCCACGACGAGCACAAGTGCTGCCACGGAGCGCAGCGCCCAAGGGTCGCGCCGGGCGACATCGGTGGCCGGTAGATCGGTGCCGAGCGAGCCGAGCTTTGCCGCCATGCGTTTCTGATGCTCGCGCCACAACGCCTGCGCAAACGCGCCGGGCGCGCCACCCGGCTTGTCTGCCTGCACCCTGAGGGGGCTGTGCAGCAATGCGTTGGCGGTTTCGATGCGGCGATCGATTTCCAATGCCGTCGGCAGGTGGAAGAAGCGCAGCGGATAAAGGGCTGCTAGCGCGGCGATACCGAACAAAGCGACGAGGCCGAAGCGCACCATGTCCGGCAGATGTGCGAACAGGCCGAACCAGGCGGCGGACAGGAACAGCGCCGCGACGATGAGCAGAGGCAGGATGAGCGGCCAGCCGCGTTCGACGACCATCACCGCGCGCGTCGCCAGCCTGCTTGCGGCGAGCCGCGCTGCCAGGCTGCGATCAATGCCGGATGTGGGTTGCTCTGTCATCCGCTCTTCCGGGAAGCCGGCCGAAATGGTGCGACTTCGCTAGCCCGGAGCATAGCAGCAAACACGGCAAAGGCGAGGCGGCTTCTGGAAAAGGCGGGTCATAAACCCGTCCGCCGGCCGGTCCACGCGGGGTGTATCCAGTCTTAGAATTGCACAGCCGTCGTGTTGGCGCCGCAGACCAGGACAGCCACCCGTTCGCCGGGCGCCGGCGCGTATTTGCCCGATAGCAACGCAGCGAAGGCGGCAGCGCCGCCGGGCTCCGCGACAACCCGCACCGTCTCCCAAAGCGCCTTCTGCGCAGCGACGATGTCGCCGTCGGCGACCAGGATCGAGCGTTCGACAAAGGCCTGAGCGACGGGGAACATCAACGAGCCGACCCGTTTCGGCGCCAGCGAGTCCGCCGCGACCCCCTCCGTCGGCGCATCGACGGGTTCTCGCGCGGCCAAGGCGTTGTGAAGGGTCGGTGCGCCTTCCGGCTCGACGGCGACGATGCGCACCCGCCCGGCCAACCAGGCGGCGATGCCGCCGATCAGGCCGCCGCCGCCAACGGCGACCAGAAGCGTGTCGATGTCGGGCAGATCCTGCTCGATCTCGAGACCGAGCGTGCCCTGGCCGAGCATGGTCTCGGTCTGTTCGAAGGCATGCACGGGCAATGCGCCGGTTTTCGCCGCATAGGCCTCGCTGGCGGCAAGGGCATCGGCATAACGGTCGCCGGCGATCACCAGTTCGGCGCCATAGCCGCGGATACGGTCGGTCTTGGCCTTGGGCGAGACGCTGGGCACGAAGATGGCGGCCGGGATGCCGAGGCGCATGGCGGCATAGGCGACGGCGGCACCATGATTGCCTCCCGAGGCGGCGACCACGCCAGCCTTTGGAATGTCGCGCTGCAAGAGGTTGGAGAAGGCGCCACGCGCCTTGAAGGAACCTGAATGCTGCAGGCATTCGAGCTTCAGTTGCACCGGAAATGCGGGTCGGCCGAAATCGACCATGTCGACCGCTAGCACCGGCGTGCGCCTTATATGCGGCCTGATCAGCGCCTCCGTCTCGGCGATGCGTTCAGGGGTGATCCGCGTCTCGGCAGGCATCGGGCGCTCCGGAAAGTTGCAGTTGACAGCATTTAGTAACTTGGCAAAATACCAAAATGCAAGAGGCTGATATCTTCAAGGCGCTCGCCAATCCGCGCCGGCTGCAAATCCTCGATTGGCTGAAGGATCCGGTGGCGCATTTCCCGCGCCAGGTGGATGGCGATTTGGTCGAGGACGGCGTCTGTGCGCTGCTGATCGCCGACAAGCTCGGCATCACGCCGGCCACGCTCAGCGAGCACATGCGCGTGCTGTCGCAGTCGGGTCTGGTGCGCTCCAGGCGCATCAAGCAATGGATATTCTACCAGCGCAACGAAGACGGGATCGGTGCGGTCAGGGCGATGGTGCTCGAGAGCCTGTGAGGGCCGGCGTTTTACGCCAGCCAGTCCGGGATGGAATCCAGGCCGATCAGTTCCTCATAGGTCCGGCGCTCGCGCACCACGGCGAAGCGGTCGCCGTCGACCAGCACTTCCGGCACCAGAAGGCGGGTGTTGTAGGTGCTGGACTGCGTCGCGCCATAGGCGCCGGCAGTGCCGATGGCGATCAAATCGCCGCTCTTCGGCTTCGGCAGGTCGCGGTCGTGGCCGAGATAGTCGCCGGTCTCGCAGACCGGTCCGACCACGTCGGCGCGGATGCGTGGCGCATCGGCCGGCCCCAGTCGTACAGGGCGGATGTCGTGGTAGGCTTCGTAAAGCGTCGGGCGGATCAGGTCGTTCATCGCCGCGTCGACGATGACGAAGTTCTTGGCCTCGCCTTCCTTGAGATAGATGACCTCGGTTA
The genomic region above belongs to Mesorhizobium terrae and contains:
- a CDS encoding threonine/serine dehydratase, which codes for MPAETRITPERIAETEALIRPHIRRTPVLAVDMVDFGRPAFPVQLKLECLQHSGSFKARGAFSNLLQRDIPKAGVVAASGGNHGAAVAYAAMRLGIPAAIFVPSVSPKAKTDRIRGYGAELVIAGDRYADALAASEAYAAKTGALPVHAFEQTETMLGQGTLGLEIEQDLPDIDTLLVAVGGGGLIGGIAAWLAGRVRIVAVEPEGAPTLHNALAAREPVDAPTEGVAADSLAPKRVGSLMFPVAQAFVERSILVADGDIVAAQKALWETVRVVAEPGGAAAFAALLSGKYAPAPGERVAVLVCGANTTAVQF
- a CDS encoding ArsR/SmtB family transcription factor, with amino-acid sequence MQEADIFKALANPRRLQILDWLKDPVAHFPRQVDGDLVEDGVCALLIADKLGITPATLSEHMRVLSQSGLVRSRRIKQWIFYQRNEDGIGAVRAMVLESL